The nucleotide window GCAGCGGCCTAACTTTTTGATCATTTACGCTGACGATCTGGGCTACGGCGATGTTTCGGCCTACCACGATTCCGACGTCCATACTCCCAATATCGACAAGATCGCGGCCCAGGGAATCAAATTCACCAGCATGCGGGCCAACTGCACGGTTTGCTCGCCATCGCGAGCCGCGCTGTTAACCGGGCGTTATCCGGATTTGGTCGGCGTGCCAGGGGTGATTCGTACTAACCAGGCGAACTCGTGGGGATACCTCAAGCCAGGCACTGCGACCCTGGCCAACGAACTGAAGGAAGTGGGATACCACACGGCGATTATTGGCAAGTGGCATCTAGGACTTAAATCACCGAACACGCCCACCGAGCGTGGATTCGACCATTTTCATGGCTTTCTCGGCGACATGATGGACAGCTATACAACCCATCGCCGCGAAGGTCACAACTATATGCGGTTGAACGAGCAAGAGATCGATCCGGCAGGGCACGCGACCGAGCTATTCGCCCGGTGGGCCGCCGATTACATTACTGCCCGTGGTACGAAAAAGGATGAGCCGTTCTTTTTGTACTTGGCTTTCAACGCCCCTCATTTTCCCATCGAGCCACCGCAAGCCTATTTTGAGCGAGTCAAACAGCAGCAGCCTAATTTGAGCGAGAAACGGGCTAAGAATGTTGCCTTCGTGCAGCACTTAGACGACGCGGTCGGTAAGGTACTGGCTTCGCTCGAAAAAGCAGGCTTGGCCGAGAATACGGTCGTTTACTTCGGCAGCGACAACGGTGGTTCGTTGCCTCATGCCCAGAACAACGACCCGTGGCGCGATGGTAAGCAAAGTCATTACGACGGCGGTTTGAAGGTTCCCTTCTTCGTGCGGTGGCCAGGGCATATCGAGCCAGGACAAACAAGCGACTACGAAGGCTTGAACTTTGATATCTTTCCGACGTTCTTAGAACTGGCGGGTGCCAAGCCTGCTGACGACTTGAACGCGGTGAGCCTGACGCCGATTCTGTCAGGTAAACCGATGCCTGCTCAGCCACGCGAGCTTTACTTTGTACGGCGTGAAGGAGGAATGCGTTACGGAGGCAAATCGTACCAGGCAATCATTTACAACGGCTGGAAGCTAATGCAGAACGATCCTTATTCGCCGCTGGAACTTTACAACTTAAAAGAAGATCCTCAAGAGCAAAACGATTTGGCGAAGTCCGAGCGGCAGATGTTCCGCCAATTGCAACAGGCCATGCAGCGGCAGATTCAAGCAGCCGGCAGCGTCCCATGGCAAGCAGACCAAGAAGATTGATGCAGCTTGGGCCTATGGTTACGATAGCCGTTAAGGTGCCCTCTGTATTTCTCGGAGTCAAATTTGCTTTCTTATTCGCCAGCCAAATGTAACCATGAAACGCATTCTATCTTTACTGCTGCTTGTTAGTCTTGTTGTGACCTCCATTTCTGCTGCGGAGCGTAAGCCACTGAAGGATGTGGACCTCGCGGCGTTGTCCCAAGATACTCAAAGGATTCATCAAGGTACGCTAGAGGACGGAACGAGCTTCGTGGCAATTGCCATGTGGTTGCCGCACGAATATTGGCAGGCAGTCCTCGACAAGAACACCGCGCTGCCAGCCGAGCGAAGATGCTCGATGCAATGGAAGGAGTCACGCTGTTGGCATTGGTACAAGCCGATGTAACGTTGCTCGGCCACTTTGATTATTACAATCGAAATGAGATCGAGAAGAACTTAGAAATTTCGGTTATTGCGAAAGACGGCAAGCGATTTACTATTGAACCAATG belongs to Bremerella cremea and includes:
- a CDS encoding sulfatase family protein; this translates as MRILFTLFACLSFAATTLGADSQRPNFLIIYADDLGYGDVSAYHDSDVHTPNIDKIAAQGIKFTSMRANCTVCSPSRAALLTGRYPDLVGVPGVIRTNQANSWGYLKPGTATLANELKEVGYHTAIIGKWHLGLKSPNTPTERGFDHFHGFLGDMMDSYTTHRREGHNYMRLNEQEIDPAGHATELFARWAADYITARGTKKDEPFFLYLAFNAPHFPIEPPQAYFERVKQQQPNLSEKRAKNVAFVQHLDDAVGKVLASLEKAGLAENTVVYFGSDNGGSLPHAQNNDPWRDGKQSHYDGGLKVPFFVRWPGHIEPGQTSDYEGLNFDIFPTFLELAGAKPADDLNAVSLTPILSGKPMPAQPRELYFVRREGGMRYGGKSYQAIIYNGWKLMQNDPYSPLELYNLKEDPQEQNDLAKSERQMFRQLQQAMQRQIQAAGSVPWQADQED